From Denitrovibrio acetiphilus DSM 12809, the proteins below share one genomic window:
- a CDS encoding MoaD/ThiS family protein, whose translation MIIVNMPDGKVKECKRRRVKDILKELGLNENAVLVAKGDELLTPDITIDDGDEIRIISVVSGG comes from the coding sequence ATGATTATTGTCAACATGCCTGACGGAAAGGTGAAAGAGTGCAAGCGCAGACGCGTTAAAGACATACTTAAGGAACTGGGACTGAACGAAAATGCGGTTCTGGTTGCGAAAGGGGATGAACTCCTTACTCCCGATATAACAATAGATGACGGTGACGAAATCCGCATCATTTCAGTGGTGAGCGGCGGATGA
- a CDS encoding tRNA (adenine-N1)-methyltransferase: protein MSKLEYGSLCIAVDELKGKRHLLRLKEGGRFTAMYGYVDHSAIVEGGDGCFINASKGPGYRFFYPTYSDYVMNIKRKAQIIYPKDSAAILMWGDIRGGQRVLESGVGQGAMSMAILNTMGGKGELISYEIREDFAVQAADFIQEFYGEAENHKIEVRSVYEGIDGEFDRIILDLPEPWHVVTHCETGLRNGGIIVGYLPTILQAVTFVENLKSSGIFEEIETFEFTKRPWKIDGRSVRPEMWTYNHSAFLVKARKVTRKPVAEAAPEEPADDVAEEEMPAED, encoded by the coding sequence ATGAGTAAACTTGAATACGGCTCGCTGTGTATTGCTGTAGATGAATTGAAAGGTAAGAGGCATCTTCTGAGGCTTAAAGAGGGGGGCAGGTTTACCGCCATGTACGGTTATGTTGACCACAGTGCAATTGTTGAGGGCGGGGACGGATGTTTCATTAATGCGTCCAAAGGACCTGGATACAGGTTTTTTTATCCAACATATTCTGATTATGTAATGAACATCAAGCGCAAAGCACAGATTATATATCCTAAAGACAGTGCCGCTATCCTTATGTGGGGTGATATCCGCGGAGGGCAGCGTGTGCTCGAGTCCGGTGTGGGGCAGGGTGCAATGTCTATGGCGATACTTAACACCATGGGCGGAAAAGGCGAGCTGATAAGCTATGAGATAAGAGAGGACTTTGCGGTACAGGCTGCGGACTTCATTCAGGAGTTCTATGGAGAAGCTGAAAACCATAAGATAGAGGTCAGAAGTGTCTACGAAGGTATAGACGGTGAGTTTGACCGTATAATACTCGACCTGCCGGAGCCATGGCATGTTGTGACACACTGCGAGACCGGTCTCCGCAACGGCGGGATAATAGTTGGCTATCTGCCGACGATACTTCAGGCTGTTACTTTTGTTGAAAACCTTAAATCTTCCGGTATATTTGAAGAGATAGAGACATTTGAGTTTACCAAGCGTCCATGGAAGATAGACGGGCGTTCTGTCAGACCGGAGATGTGGACATATAACCACAGCGCATTCTTAGTCAAAGCCCGTAAAGTTACAAGAAAACCTGTGGCAGAAGCAGCTCCTGAAGAGCCTGCTGATGATGTTGCTGAAGAGGAAATGCCGGCTGAAGATTAA
- a CDS encoding ATP-binding protein, whose translation MKCRKCSEKALITLRRHNASFCKEHFNEFFIKQVEKGIKEYKMFDFSDKIMVCISGGKDSLVLWYLLHKMGYETTGMYINLGIGEYSEKSLRKVEAFTEKFGLKAVIVNLTELGHPIPLLEKSVKRHACSICGIAKRYYFNKVAYENNFDVVATGHNLDDESARLLGNVLKWDPAYLSKMDPNLPEEGDYIKRKVKPLIRLTELEVGAFAFMNGIDYITDECPKSVGATSMLYKGVLNSLESDMPGTKHYFYNEFFRTVADRFRADSEEKTEMYNCAVCGMESFLETCSFCKMLEKMK comes from the coding sequence ATGAAGTGCAGAAAATGCAGTGAAAAGGCTCTGATTACTCTCCGGAGACATAATGCATCATTTTGTAAGGAACATTTCAACGAGTTTTTTATAAAGCAGGTAGAGAAAGGCATCAAAGAATATAAGATGTTTGATTTCTCTGATAAAATAATGGTCTGTATCTCCGGCGGTAAGGATAGTCTCGTCCTCTGGTATCTGCTCCACAAGATGGGCTATGAAACAACCGGAATGTATATAAATCTCGGCATTGGCGAATATTCTGAGAAATCTCTTAGAAAAGTTGAAGCATTTACAGAGAAGTTCGGGCTGAAAGCTGTTATTGTCAACCTGACAGAGCTGGGGCACCCTATACCGCTGCTTGAGAAAAGTGTAAAGCGTCATGCCTGTTCTATATGCGGTATTGCAAAGCGGTATTATTTCAATAAAGTGGCATACGAGAATAATTTTGATGTTGTTGCCACAGGGCATAACCTTGACGATGAGTCTGCCAGACTTCTGGGTAATGTACTTAAGTGGGACCCCGCATACCTGAGCAAGATGGATCCTAATCTTCCGGAGGAAGGGGACTATATCAAAAGGAAGGTGAAACCGCTGATAAGGCTCACAGAGCTGGAAGTAGGCGCCTTTGCCTTTATGAACGGAATAGACTATATAACAGATGAGTGCCCTAAAAGTGTGGGTGCGACATCTATGCTTTATAAAGGTGTCCTTAACAGTCTGGAATCAGATATGCCGGGGACAAAACATTATTTTTATAATGAGTTTTTCCGCACAGTTGCCGACAGGTTCCGTGCGGACAGTGAAGAAAAAACAGAAATGTACAATTGCGCAGTCTGTGGTATGGAGAGTTTTCTCGAAACCTGTTCATTCTGCAAAATGCTGGAGAAAATGAAATGA
- a CDS encoding type II secretion system protein → MKSGFTIIELAIVLLITGVLTAGGIRMINAGLNVSRFTATKNQVEAVIKEISENAATAHKIPANITELSEIVSPITDDFGNSLIYIADDTLSSDSICNADKTNLQVKICSDHPCTSSEIIDNVAFFVASNSLNGLKQIDDSANIINLYNDSVTVNGKRYDDITGWLTLDSLKGFAACDSRNLSIIEDKLPQVHTMSDYNYTLHPKGGKSPYLWCAESTDESIRKNFTFAGADIYDAGECAGKPYSETSIPEIRSSYNTDEYSESIFPAGTKLQVYLKDNSGTKTDKLYVLRIAEDYRKQEYLPGGMEVVQGGEINGFESFMDEPDKNGNGSDDDKTDYYIDHVENELKLLQNHDTNAVTAFYGCGSDDHPAVACPKFGNNGLLSTYFTVEYSKKTNSWRIPMGFTFAVIRSRYERENGTSFTTERAAGQTRSGLGYGGRCQSYADGIPGGNSFAVEFDLYMDRCENDINNNHIAIDSYAKIKDDNGKYSSYGNVVHKTSHSETLDIFNQACVNSGLRGAGCFYDKSKDAIPNNYGTNDANLFGVRIEAVSGCNEDGTECNQKTGTENHICVYMWKEMVADMRLTPSLEASMTDVSKYYAYDKAVNGIEYPMGEPVVMDCIEDDTTSRNTLDYIRFGFTTGTLQKGNNDFFFKFSDFKAVISEYN, encoded by the coding sequence GCGAAAATGCCGCAACAGCGCACAAAATTCCGGCAAACATCACCGAACTTTCTGAAATAGTCTCTCCGATAACAGACGACTTCGGAAACAGCCTAATTTACATAGCAGATGATACATTATCATCAGACAGCATCTGCAATGCAGACAAAACTAATCTGCAAGTCAAAATATGCAGCGACCACCCATGCACATCATCCGAAATAATTGACAACGTGGCTTTCTTCGTAGCCAGTAACTCGCTAAACGGCTTAAAACAGATTGATGATTCAGCCAATATTATAAATTTATACAATGACTCCGTTACAGTAAACGGAAAAAGATATGACGACATTACAGGCTGGCTTACACTTGATTCTCTAAAAGGATTTGCAGCATGTGACAGCAGAAACTTAAGCATAATAGAAGACAAGCTTCCGCAGGTTCATACTATGTCAGATTATAATTACACCCTGCACCCAAAAGGTGGAAAGTCGCCGTATTTGTGGTGTGCCGAATCAACAGACGAAAGCATCCGTAAAAACTTTACCTTTGCAGGAGCAGACATCTATGATGCCGGAGAATGTGCCGGTAAACCCTACTCTGAAACCAGCATTCCGGAAATACGATCGTCCTACAACACAGACGAATATAGCGAAAGTATCTTCCCTGCCGGAACGAAACTGCAAGTCTACCTGAAAGACAACAGCGGAACAAAAACGGATAAGCTTTATGTACTCAGGATAGCAGAGGATTACCGTAAGCAGGAATATCTGCCCGGCGGTATGGAAGTTGTTCAGGGGGGAGAAATCAACGGGTTCGAAAGCTTTATGGATGAGCCGGACAAAAACGGAAACGGCAGCGATGACGATAAAACTGATTATTATATTGACCACGTTGAAAACGAGCTTAAACTTCTGCAAAACCACGACACAAACGCAGTAACAGCCTTTTACGGGTGCGGTTCAGATGATCATCCTGCTGTTGCATGTCCGAAGTTCGGCAACAACGGTCTTCTCAGTACATATTTCACTGTGGAATACAGCAAAAAGACTAATTCATGGCGCATTCCTATGGGGTTCACATTCGCAGTTATCCGCAGCAGATACGAACGTGAAAACGGCACATCATTCACCACCGAACGCGCAGCAGGGCAAACCCGAAGCGGACTGGGATACGGAGGAAGATGCCAAAGCTATGCAGACGGGATCCCTGGGGGAAACAGCTTTGCAGTGGAGTTTGACCTATATATGGACCGCTGTGAAAACGACATAAACAACAACCATATAGCCATAGACTCTTACGCTAAAATAAAAGACGACAACGGCAAATATTCCAGCTACGGAAATGTCGTTCATAAAACTTCTCACTCAGAAACACTGGACATATTTAATCAAGCATGTGTTAACTCAGGCTTAAGAGGTGCAGGGTGCTTTTATGACAAAAGCAAAGATGCAATACCGAATAATTACGGCACTAATGACGCAAACCTCTTCGGTGTGCGCATTGAAGCTGTTTCAGGGTGTAATGAGGACGGAACAGAGTGTAACCAAAAAACCGGTACAGAAAATCATATTTGTGTCTATATGTGGAAAGAGATGGTCGCCGATATGCGCCTTACCCCATCGCTGGAGGCAAGCATGACAGACGTAAGCAAATATTACGCCTATGATAAAGCAGTAAACGGTATTGAATACCCGATGGGAGAACCTGTCGTAATGGATTGTATAGAAGATGATACAACCAGCAGAAACACTCTTGATTACATCAGGTTCGGCTTCACAACCGGAACACTGCAAAAAGGGAATAACGACTTCTTCTTTAAATTCTCCGACTTCAAGGCAGTAATCAGCGAATATAATTAA